One Sciurus carolinensis chromosome 10, mSciCar1.2, whole genome shotgun sequence genomic window carries:
- the Rrh gene encoding visual pigment-like receptor peropsin codes for MLRNIDNSSDSKNEDGSVFSQTEHNIVASYLILAGVISILSNIIVLGIFIKYKELRTPTNAIIINLAFTDIGVSSIGYPMSAASDLYGSWKFGYAGCQIYAGLNIFFGMASIGLLTVVAVDRYLTICRPDVGRRMTTNTYVSMILGAWINGLFWAMMPITGWASYAPDPTGATCTVNWRKNDTSFVSYTMAVIAVNFIVPLTVMFYCYYHVTRSIKHHAASNCTAYLNRDWSDQIDVTKMSVIMILMFLVAWSPYSIVCLWASFGDPKKIPPPMAIIAPLFAKSSTFYNPCIYVVANKRFRRAMFAMFKCQTHQAMPVTSVLPMDVSQRQLASGRI; via the exons ATGCTAAGGAATATAGATAACAGTTCAGACTCAAAAAATGAAGATGGCTCTGTCTTTTCACAGACTGAACACAACATTGTTGCAAGTTACTTGATTCTGGCAG GTGTGATAAGTATTCTCAGCAACATAATAGTTCTGGGCATCTTCATTAAGTACAAGGAACTTCGGACACCTACAAATGCAATCATTATTAACCTGGCTTTTACTGATATAGGGGTCAGTAGCATTGGCTACCCCATGTCTGCTGCTTCAGATCTGTATGGAAGTTGGAAATTTGGATATGCAGGCTGTCAG atttATGCTGGATTGAATATCTTTTTTGGAATGGCAAGCATTGGATTGCTCACAGTGGTGGCCGTGGACAGATACCTGACCATCTGCCGCCCTGACGTAG GAAGAAGAATGACCACCAATACTTACGTCAGCATGATTCTGGGGGCCTGGATCAATGGCCTGTTCTGGGCTATGATGCCCATCACAGGGTGGGCTAGTTATGCCCCAGATCCTACTGGAGCTACCTGTACCGTAAATTGGAGGAAAAATGATAC ATCTTTTGTGTCTTACACAATGGCAGTGATTGCAGTAAATTTTATTGTGCCCTTGACAGTGATGTTTTACTGCTACTACCATGTCACCCGATCCATTAAACACCATGCTGCTAGTAACTGCACTGCGTACCTAAACAGAGACTGGTCAGACCAGATAGACGTAACAAAG atgtcTGTGATAATGATATTGATGTTTCTGGTGGCATGGTCCCCTTACTCCATTGTGTGCTTATGGGCTTCTTTTGGTGACCCAAAGAAGATTCCTCCTCCAATGGCCATCATAGCTCCACTGTTTGCAAAATCTTCTACATTCTACAACCCTTGTATTTATGTGGTTGCTAATAAAAG GTTTCGGAGGGCAATGTTTGCCATGTTCAAATGTCAGACTCACCAAGCAATGCCTGTGACAAGTGTTTTACCAATGGATGTATCTCAAAGACAACTGGCTTCTGGAAGAAtctga
- the Gar1 gene encoding H/ACA ribonucleoprotein complex subunit 1, producing the protein MSFRGGGRGGFNRGGGGGGFNRGGNSNNHFRGGGGGNFRGGGRGGFGRGGGRGGFNKGQDQGPPERVVLLGEFLHPCEDDIVCKCTTDENKVPYFNAPVYLENKEQIGKVDEIFGQLRDFYFSVKLSENMKAASFKKLQKFYIDPFKLLPLQRFLPRPPGEKGPPRGGGRGGRGGGRGGGGGRGGGRGGGFRGGRGGGGFRGGRGGGGFRGRGH; encoded by the exons ATGTCTTTTCGAGGCGGAGGTCGTGGAGGCTTTAACCGAGGTGGCGGCGGTGGCGGCTTCAACCGTGGCGGCAATAGCAACAACCACTTTcgaggtggaggaggaggcaaCTTCAGAGGCGGCGGCAGAGGAGGATTTGGACGAGGGGGTGGCCGCGGAGGCTTTAACAAAGGCCAAGACCAAGGACCTCCAGAACGTGTAGTCT TATTAGGAGAGTTCCTGCATCCCTGTGAAGATGACATAGTTTGTAAATGTACCACAGATGAAAATAAGGTGCCTTATTTCAATGCTCctgtttatttagaaaataaagaacaaattggAAAAGTGGATGAAATATTTGGACAACTTAGAGATTTT TATTTTTCAGTTAAATTGTCAGAAAACATGAAGGCAGCTTCCTTTAAAAAACTACAGAAG TTTTATATAGACCCATTTAAGCTGCTGCCACTGCAGAGGTTTTTACCTCGACCTCCGGGTGAGAAAGGACCTCCAAGAGGTGGTGGCCGGGGAGgccgaggaggaggaagaggaggaggaggtggcagagGTGGTGGTAGAGGTG GTGGATTTAGAGgtggaagaggaggtggaggcttcagaggaggaagagggggtggTGGTTTCCGAG gGCGAGGACATTAG